Genomic segment of Serinicoccus hydrothermalis:
GCGTCGCGGTGCCACGCGGCGGTCCGCGATGCGCAGGTCGGGGAGCATCCGCTCCAGCGCCGGCTCGATGAGCACGTCGAAGAGGTCGGCCTGGGTGGGGAAGTAGTGCCGCAGGGTGCTGGCCCCGATCCCGGCCTCCCGCGCGACGCTGCGCACGCTGATCGACTCGATGCCGGAGCGCTCGACGAGGCGACGGGCGGCGTCGACGATCTCCTGACGACGTTCCTGGCTCACGTGATCTCCTTGTCTAGCACAGCGTACCGGTACAGTGTGCTAATCTATCTCTAGTACACCGTGCTAACCAACGACGAGAGGGGCAGGACCATGGTCGAGGGACTCCAGGAGTGGACCGCCGGGCTGCCGGCCGTGCTGCAGTGGCTGGGGGTGATGGCGGCGGGCGCGATCCCCTTCGTGGAGAGCTACCTTGGGTCGGCCATCGGCGTCGTCGCCGGGCTCAACCCGGTCGTCGCCGTCCTGGCCGCCGTGGTCGGCAACGTCATCACCATGACCCTCGTCGTGCTCTCGGCGGACCGGCTGCGGCGGCGACGCGGCACCGAGGCGCCCGAGGAGATGTCGCCGCGCAAGCAGCGCCTGCGGGGGATCTTCGACCGCTTCGGCGTGCCGGGCGTGAGCCTGCTCGGCCAGACGGTGCTGCCCAGCCAGATCACCTCCGGCGCACTGGTGGCCTTCGGTGCCAACACCCGCGGGGTCATCGTCTGGCAGATCGTCTCGATCATCCTCTGGGGCGTGCTCTTCGGCGCGCTCGCGGTCCTGGGCGTCGACCTGTTCGCCAGCGCCTGACCGGGGCGGACCCGCATACACGACAGAGCACCCCGTGCGTCCGGTGACGCGCGGGGTGCTCCGTCGTGTATGCCCGGGGCTCAGGACTGCAGGAAGCTCAGCAGCGCCTGGTTGAACTCCTCGGGGTGGGAGACGTTGAAGCCGTGCGGCGCGGCCGGCCGCGAGGTGTATGCCGACAGCGACCAGGTGCAGTGCCGCCTCATGGAGGCGCTCGGGATGACCGAGGCGGAGGTGCACGACCTGCAGCTCATGCTCCGGCGCGTCGTGAGCGCGCTGGACCAGCCCTCGGGGCAGGGGGACGCCGCACCACCCGGCTGAGCACCGGCATACCTCCTCGGCGGTGTATCTGCGGGGCAACCTTCCGCCTCTGCCGTGCGACATGAGAGCACCACCGCACGACGAGGAGGTCGTCATGAGAACCACACCACGTGCCCTGCTCGCCAGCACGATGCTGGCCGGTCTGGCACTCACGCCCATCGCGGTCACGGCACCCGCCGCACAGGCCGCGCCCTACTGCGGCATCACCTGGGGTTCGCTGCCCAAGGTCACCGGGACCGACCTGGAGCAGGCGCCGCTGACCGACGTCCGCGCGGGACGGCACACCTGCTTCGACCGGGTCGTCCTGGACGTCTCGGGCGACGCGGGGGAGTACTCCGTGCGCTACGTCAGCACCTACAGCGCGCCGGGGAGCGGGGAGAGCCTGTCCCTGCGCGGCGGCGCGAAGATCGAGGTCATCGCCGGCAACCCCACCTACGACGACGACGGCGACCCGGTCTACGACCCGGCCCGCCCCGCTGAGCTGGTGAACACCTCGGGCTACCGGACGCTGCGCCAGGTCCGCCTGGGCGGCAGCTACGAGGGGCAGACCTCGGTCGGCCTCGGGGTGCGCGCCCGGCTCCCGATGCGGGCCTTCGTCCTCGACGGTCCCGGCTCCGGGCAGCGCCTGGTGATCGACGTCGCCCACCGCTGGTGACGGCACGACTGTGCGCCGGTTCGTCATGTGAAGGCCTGTTCCTCCAGGCTCACACATGACGAACCGGCGCACAGTGCGGAGAGCGACGACCGGCCATGGGCGAGGATGGGGCCATGGACGCCGCCGCCGCTGACCCGGGCCGGCCGTGCTGCGCGCCGAGCTCGGCCCGCCCCGCCCTCGACCGCGAGCGGTCTGCCCCGACGGGCCCGCCGCCCGCGGACGGCCTCCTGGACCTGGTGCGCCTGGACGGGGGGACCTTCCGGATGGGGTCCGACGGGCCGGACGTCAACCCGGGGGACGGGGAGGGCCCGGTCCGCGAGGTGCGGGTCGGCCCGTTCTCCATCGGCGCCACGGCCGTGACCAACGCGCAGTTCGCCACCTTCGTCGAGGCCACCGGGTACCGCACCGGCGCCGAGCGCTTCGGCTGGTCCTTCGTCTTCGCGGGCTTCCTGCCCGGCCGGCTGCGCGGCGGCGAGCGGGTCCCCGGGGCCCCGTGGTGGTGCCGGGTGGACGGGGCCCTCTGGTCCGCGCCCGAGGGTCCGGGCAGCGACGTCTCCGACCGGCCCGACCACCCGGTCGTCCACGTGGACCACGACGACGCCCGGGCCTTCTGCGCCTGGGCCGGGGGTCGGCTCCCGACCGAGGCGGAGTGGGAGTTCGCGGCCCGCGGCGGGCTCGAGGGCGCGCGCTACGCCTGGGGTGACGAGCTGCTCGTCGACGGCGAGCACCGCTGCAACATCTGGCAGGGCACCTTCCCGGTGCGCAACACCCGGGAGGACGGCTGGGCGGGCACCTCGCCGGTGCGCACCTTCCCGCCCAACGGGTATGCCCTCTTCGACGTCGCCGGCAACACGTGGGAGTGGTGCTCGGACTGGTGGGGCACCGGGCATACCGGCGCCGCGACCGCGGACCCGCAGGGGCCGGCGGGCGGATCCGCGCGCGTGATGCGGGGCGGTTCCTACCTGTGCCACGACTCCTACTGCAACCGCTACCGGGTGGCCGCGCGGACGAGCAACGACCCCGACTCGGCCAGCGGCAACCTCGGCTTCCGGTGCGTCGTCCCGGCGGGCTGAGAAGATGGGTCCATGGTCACCCCCTCCCCCGGCGCCGCCCGTCTGCTCGACCACGCCATCTGGTGGCACGTCTACCCGCTGCGGGCCCTGGGGGCTCCCGACGTCCTGGAGGGCGACCCGGGCGACGCCCCGGTGGAGCACCGGCTGCCCGACCTGGTCGGGTGGCTCGACCACGTCGTCGAGCTCGGGTGCTCCGGGCTGCTGCTGGGTCCGGTCTTCGCCTCGCGCAGCCACGGCTACGACACCCTGGACCACTCGAGCATCGACCCGCGGCTCGGTGACGAGGGCGACCTCGACCGGGTGCTCGAGGAGTGCCGTGGCCGGGGGCTCGCGGTGCTGCTGGACGGGGTCTTCAACCACGTCGCCGCGGACCACCCCCTGACCCGGGACGAGGCACGCGCCGGCATGCTCAAGCGCGGCGAGGACGGCCGGCCCGCCGCCTGGGAGGGCCACGAGGGGCTGGTCGAGCTGGACCACTCCAGCCCCGAGGTGGAGCAGCTCGTGGTCGACGTGATGCTGCACTGGCTGCGTCGCGGCATCTCCGGCTGGCGCCTCGACGTGGCGTATGCCGTGCCGACCGACTTCTGGGCGCGCGGCACCTCCAGGGTCCGCGAGGAGTTCCCCGACGCGCTCTTCGTGGGCGAGGTCATCCACGGCGACTACGCGGAGTTCGTGCAGGCCAGCGAGGTCGACACGGTCACGCAGTACCAGCTGTGGAAGGCCGTCTGGAGCTCGATCAAGGACACCAACTGCTGGGAGCTCGCGCACGCCCTCGAGCGTCACGACGCGTTGCTCGAGACCTTCGTGCCGCAGACCTTCGTGAGCAACCACGACGTGACCCGGATTGCGACGCAGGTGGGGGAGCCGGGCGCCGTCCTCGCGCTCGCCGTGCTCATGACCGTCGGGGGGATGCCCTCGGTCTACTACGGCGACGAGCGGGCATACCAGGGGCTGAAGGAGGAGCGCCTCGGCGGCGACGACGCGATCCGCCCCGCGCTCCCGTCCGGACCCGATGCGCTCGCCGAGGACGGCGCGTGGATGCAGTCGCTGCACCGCTCGCTCATCGCGCTGCGCCGGCAGCACCCCTGGCTCGCCCGGGCGCGCACGAGCGTCGACGAGCGCAGCAACGAGGCGATCACCTACACCTCCTCCGGCCAGGACAGGTGGGTGCGGGTGGAGCTCGTGCTCGCCCCGGAGGCCTCGGTGACGGTCACCGGCGCCGACGGCGAGCTCTTCCGCTGGGTGGCGGGCGACTGACCGACCGGCGCGGGCGACGGCATACCGTGGAGGCATGACCGAACTCGTCCTCGTGGCCAACGCCGCCGACAGCACGATCAGCACCTTCCGCGTCGACGCGGAGCGACCCTCGCTCGAGCGGATCGCCGTGAGCGAGGTGGGGCAGGGGTGCGGCACCTTCGCCGTCGACGTCGAGCGCGACCTCGTGTATGCCGCCGCGAAGGGCGACCCGCCCGGGATCGACGTCTTCGCTCTCGACCGGGAGAGCGGGCGGCTGGAGCACCTGTCGCGCACCGACGTCGAGGGCTCGATGAGCTATCTCGCGCTGGCGCACGGCGGGACCCTGCTCGTCGGCGCGTCCTACGGCGGCGGCAGCGCCGAGGTCTTCGGCGTCGACGGCGACGGCCACGTCGAGGAGCCCACCGCCTCGGTGAGCTGGCCCAACGCCCACTGCGTCGCGGTCGCGGGCGGCGGGCGCCAGCTCTACGTCGTCTCCCTCGGCGGCGACGTCGTGGCGCAGTACGCCCTCTCGCCGGCGGGCGGGCTGGCCCCGCTCGCGCCGCCGACCGCGGCCGCGCCCGACGGGTCCGGCCCGCGCCACCTCGTCCTCGACGAGGAGGAGGCGCACGCCTACGTCATGACCGAGTTCTCCGGCGAGGTGCTCGTCTACGACCGCGACGCCAGTGGTGATCTCGTGCTGCGGGGTCAGGTGCCGGCCTACGCCCAGGACCGGGGCCTGCGCCACAGCGAGCTCGGGGCTGACCCGGTGGAGGGGCACCTCGTCTGGGGGGCGGACCTGCACCTGGCGCGGGACGGACGGTTCCTGCTGGCCAGCGAGCGCTCGGAGTCGACCCTGGCGAGCTTGCCGGTCGAGGAGGACGGCTCGCTCGGCGAGCCGGTGTCGCTCATCGACACGGTCGCGCAGCCTCGCGGCTTCACCGTGCTGTCGGGCGGGACGTTCGCGGTGGTCACCGGGGAGAAGGACACCGACGTGGCCCTCGTCGCGGTCGCCGAGGACGGGACGCTGAGCGAGGTGGCCCGCTACGAGACCGGCGCCGGGGCCAACTGGGCCCGAGCGGTCACCGTCTGAGCGCGGCGCGGACCTCCTGCTCCTCCTCGTCCGTGAGGCCGGCGGCACGCGGGCTCTCGCGGGTCTCCTCCCAGGCCAGCGTGTCGGCGAGGGTTTCCGCCAGCGGCCGCAGCCGCAGCCCGGTGGCCAGCGCCCGCGAGATGTCCAGCGCGGCGAACTCCCGCAGGTCCGGGTCATCGATCCACAACGGCAGCGACCGCGGGCCCATCCACGGGGCGACGCCGAGCTCGGCCAGGGTGGCCAGCGACACGGGGCGCATCGGCACGTCCGCGCCGGCCGCCTGGGCGGCGGCCGCCAGGACGTCCGCGAGCGCGACCACCTCGCCGGTCACGTTGTATGCCCCGTCCAGCCGCTGCTCGGCCGCGTCCACCAGCCAGCCGGCCAGGTCGCGCACGTCGACGACGGCGACCGGAAAGTCCGGGTCGTCCGGCACGATCACGTCCGGACCGCTGGGGTGCGCGAACCGCCACGGCCAGTAGCCGAGTCGCCCCGAGACGTCGCCCGGGCCCCCGATGAGCCCGGCCCGGGCGAGCGTGGCGGTCCCGCCGGTGGCCGCCGTCCCCTCCCGCACGGCCTGCTCGCAGGCCACCTTCGCCGGCCCGTAGTCCTCCATCGACCCCATGACGTCACCGGCGAGCGGCTCGAGCAGCGGGTCGGTCTCGACCGGACGGAGGCCCGGCGCGGGGGCATACACGTTGGCGGTGGAGACGAAGACCCAGTGCGGGGTGGTGAGCTCAGCCACCGCGCGACGCACCTGCCCCGGCTGCCGGGCGACGTCGACGACCGCGTCCCACTCCTCGTCGCGCACCTCTGCGAACGCGTCCGGCTCGTCGCGGTTGGCGGTTACGAAGGTGACGCCCTCCGGGGCCGGGGCGCTGCCCCGGGCCAGGCAGGTGACCTCGTGACCGCGGGCCACGGCCTCGGTGGCGACGGCCCTGCCCAGGAAGGCGGTGCCGCCGAGCAGCAGGAGTCTCATGCCTCAGGTCTACCAGCCACGGACTCCCCGCCCGGGTCTAGCCCTCGCGTGCGATGACCGAGTGCACGTTGCCGGCCGGGTCGGTGAACCACGCGATGAGCGGTCCGCCACCGGTCATGACCCCGAGCTCGTCCTGCGGCATACCGTCGTAGCGCAGGAAGCTCAGCCCCCGTCCGGTCAGCTCGCGCACCGTGGCGTGCACGTCGTCGCTGGGGAAGTTGAGCACGGTGTAGCTCGCGGGGACGTGCGCCGGGCCCTTGGGGTAGACCAGGACCGAGCGTGGGCCGAGCCGCAGCTGGAGCATGCCCATCGGCTCCTCGCTGCGGTCGACCGGTATGCCGAGGGTGTCGCGGTAGAAGACCTCGGCGGCGTCGAGGTCGTCGACGGAGAAGCCGTTGAAGGCGTCCTCCAGGCCGAACAGCGTGGGGTCCAGGTGTGTGCTCATGTCCGAGTGTGACCCGACGACGACCGGATCCTCATCGCGGAAGGCCCCGAACGATTTCCAACAGGGCTGTTACATTAGCGCTGTGACATCGCCGGACCCCACGCGCAGCAGCCACTTCAAGCAGCTCTTCGACGTCCTCGCCGACATGGACGCCGCGATCACCGAGGTCTACCGCGCGCGCGGCGAGGGCGAGGTCAGGGCGCGCTTCATCCTGCCGCTGGTGCGGCTCGCGCACCTGGGTCCGATGACGATCACCGAGCTCGCCCGCGAGCTCGAGCGCACCCACTCGGCGCTGTCGCAGACCGTCGCCCAGATGCGCCAGGCGGGTCTGGTCGGCAGCGAGCCGGGGGAGGACGGCCGCACCCGGGTCATCACCCTCACCGAGCACGGCCGGGCGCTCGTGCCGCTGGCCGAGGCCGAGTGGCGCGCGACCGAGGCGGCGATCGCCGAGCTGGACGCCGAGATCCCGTATGCCGCGACCCAGGTCGCCGCTGACCTGGCGTCCGCCCTGGGTCGCCGGTCGTTCGCCGAGCGGCTGGCCGACCGGCTCGACGACGCGGAGCCCGGTTCGGCGGGTGCCGGGTGAGCCCCCGTGGTGCGCTGATCGACCTGACCCCGCTGCGGCACAGCCGTCCCTACCGTCGGCTCTGGGTCGGCGGGGCCCTGTCCGGGATGGGGTACCAGGTCGCGGCTGTGGCCGTGCTCTTCCAGGTCTGGGAGATGACGCGCAACCCCTTCGCGGTGGCGGCGATCGGCGTCGCGCAGGCGGTGCCGATGATCGTCTTCGGCCTGGTCGGCGGTCCGGTCGCCGACGTGCTGGACCGGCGCCGGGTGGCGCTCGCGGCGACGGCCGGTCAGTCGTTGGCGGCGACCGCGCTGGCGGCGCAGCTCGTCGTCGGGTCCTACCCGCTGCCGCTCCTGCTCGCCGTCCTCAGCCTGCAGACGGCCTGCAGCGCGCTGGGTGCCCCGGCCCGGCGCACCTTCATCGTGCGGCTGCTGCCGCGCGTCCTCGTCCCCGCCGGCATCGCGCTGCACATGATCAGCTTCCAGGTCGCCATGATGGTCGGCCCGGCGCTGGGCGGGCTCGTCCTCGGCGTCGCCTCCCCGGCGGTGTGCTACCTCGTCAACGCCGTGGCCTTGGCCCTCAGCGCGTGGACCGTCTGGGCGCTGCCCGCGATGCCGCCGGAGCGTTCCGCCCCCGCCGGACCTGCCCCGTCCGGGCCTGCCCCGTCCGTCCGCCCCGAGCCCGCCGCCTCCGCGGCGGTCGCGACGGCATACCCCAGGGCGCGCGGCGCCCGGCTGCGCCGCCGGATGGGCACGGCGCTGACCCTGCTCGCGGAGGGCGTGGCGCAGGTGCGCCGCGACCCGGTGCTGCGGGGGTCCTTCCTGCTCGACCTGGCCGCCACGCTGCTCGCCTTCCCCGTGGCGCTCTTCCCCATGGTCAACGAGACGCTCTTCGACGGCGACCCGCGCACGCTCGGGCTCTTCCTCACCTGCGTCGCCATCGGGGGCGTCACCGCGGGCCTGGGCTCCGGCCTGGTCACGCGGCGCCGGCGCCTCGGGGTGGTCCAGCTGCTCGCGGTCGGGGTCTGGGGTGTGGCCCTGCTCGGGTTCGGGCTCGCCTCGCTGACGGGGCTGGCGTGGGCGGCGCTGGCCGCGCTCGTCGTCGCCGGCGCCGCCGACACGGTGTCGGTGACCTCGCGCGCCGCCATGGTGCAGCTGGCCACGCCGGACAGCCACCTGGGGCGGGTGTCGGCGGTCGAGCACGTCATCGGGGTCGCCGGCCCCGACGTGGGCAACGCCCGTGCCGGCCTCGTGGCCGGCCTCACCACCCCGGCCTGGTCGGCGCTGCTCGGCTCGCTGGCCTGCCTCGGCGCCGCCGCCTGGGTCGCCCTCACGCACCGGCAGGTCGCCGAGTTCCGCGTCGCCGACTGACCCCCCTGGAGCCACTGGGGTCCGTCCCGAATTCGACTACTCGAAACGTCGCCATGGCGAGCAAAGGCAAGGTCGAATTCGGGGGACGGGGCCGGCTCAGCGCCAGCCGAGCTCGGCGGCCACCTCCAGCACGCCCTCGATGACGTGCGCGCAGTAGTCGACGCCGAGCTGGTTCGGGACGGTCAGCAGCAGCGTGTCCGCCGCGGCGACCGCCTCGTCGGCGGCCAGCTGGCGGGCCAGCTCGTCCGGCTCGGCGGCATACGTCTTGCCGAAGGTGGCGCGCACCCCGTCGATGATCCCGACCTGGTCCGCGCTGCGCCGCTCGAGCCCGAAGTAGGCGTGGTCCTGGGCGGTCCGCAGCGGGAAGACGCTGCGGCTCACCGAGGTCCGCGGCTCGCGGGTATGCCCCGCCGCCGCCCAGGCGTCGCGGAAGACCTGGATCTGCTCGGCCTGCAGCTGGTGGAAGGGGACGCCGGTGTCCTCGGTGAGCAGGGTCGAGCTCATGAGGTTCATGCCCTGCCCGGCCGCCCACTCGGCGGTGGCGCGGGTGCCGGCGCCCCACCAGATCCGGTCCCGCAGGCCCTCGGAGTGCGGCTCCAGCCGCAGCAGCCCGGGCGGGTTGGGGAACATCGGGCGGGGGCTGGGCTCGGCGAAGCCCTCGCCCGAGAGCGCGTCCAGGAAGCGGGAGGTATGCCGTCGCGCCATGTCCGCGTCGGACTCGCCCTCGGCCGGGTCTTGGCCGAAGTGGCGGTAGCCCTCGACCACCTGCTCGGGGCTGCCCCGGCTGATGCCGAGCTGGAGCCGGCCGCCCGAGATGAGGTCGGCGGCCCCGGCGTCCTCGACCATGTAGAGCGGGTTCTCGTAGCGCATGTCGATGACGCCCGTGCCGATCTCGATCCGGTCCGTCCGTGCGCCGACAGCGGCGAGCAGCGGGAAGGGCGAGGCGAGCTGCCGGGCGAAGTGGTGGACCCGGAAGTAGGCGCCGTCGGCGCCGAGCTCCTCGGCCGCCACGGCGAGGTCGATGGACTGCAGCAGGACGTCCGAGGCGGACTGCGTCGCCGACTGCGGGTGCGGCGTCCAGTGGCCGAAGGAGAG
This window contains:
- a CDS encoding alpha-amylase family protein, translating into MVTPSPGAARLLDHAIWWHVYPLRALGAPDVLEGDPGDAPVEHRLPDLVGWLDHVVELGCSGLLLGPVFASRSHGYDTLDHSSIDPRLGDEGDLDRVLEECRGRGLAVLLDGVFNHVAADHPLTRDEARAGMLKRGEDGRPAAWEGHEGLVELDHSSPEVEQLVVDVMLHWLRRGISGWRLDVAYAVPTDFWARGTSRVREEFPDALFVGEVIHGDYAEFVQASEVDTVTQYQLWKAVWSSIKDTNCWELAHALERHDALLETFVPQTFVSNHDVTRIATQVGEPGAVLALAVLMTVGGMPSVYYGDERAYQGLKEERLGGDDAIRPALPSGPDALAEDGAWMQSLHRSLIALRRQHPWLARARTSVDERSNEAITYTSSGQDRWVRVELVLAPEASVTVTGADGELFRWVAGD
- a CDS encoding lactonase family protein; the protein is MTELVLVANAADSTISTFRVDAERPSLERIAVSEVGQGCGTFAVDVERDLVYAAAKGDPPGIDVFALDRESGRLEHLSRTDVEGSMSYLALAHGGTLLVGASYGGGSAEVFGVDGDGHVEEPTASVSWPNAHCVAVAGGGRQLYVVSLGGDVVAQYALSPAGGLAPLAPPTAAAPDGSGPRHLVLDEEEAHAYVMTEFSGEVLVYDRDASGDLVLRGQVPAYAQDRGLRHSELGADPVEGHLVWGADLHLARDGRFLLASERSESTLASLPVEEDGSLGEPVSLIDTVAQPRGFTVLSGGTFAVVTGEKDTDVALVAVAEDGTLSEVARYETGAGANWARAVTV
- a CDS encoding NAD-dependent epimerase/dehydratase family protein; the protein is MRLLLLGGTAFLGRAVATEAVARGHEVTCLARGSAPAPEGVTFVTANRDEPDAFAEVRDEEWDAVVDVARQPGQVRRAVAELTTPHWVFVSTANVYAPAPGLRPVETDPLLEPLAGDVMGSMEDYGPAKVACEQAVREGTAATGGTATLARAGLIGGPGDVSGRLGYWPWRFAHPSGPDVIVPDDPDFPVAVVDVRDLAGWLVDAAEQRLDGAYNVTGEVVALADVLAAAAQAAGADVPMRPVSLATLAELGVAPWMGPRSLPLWIDDPDLREFAALDISRALATGLRLRPLAETLADTLAWEETRESPRAAGLTDEEEQEVRAALRR
- a CDS encoding formylglycine-generating enzyme family protein, producing MDAAAADPGRPCCAPSSARPALDRERSAPTGPPPADGLLDLVRLDGGTFRMGSDGPDVNPGDGEGPVREVRVGPFSIGATAVTNAQFATFVEATGYRTGAERFGWSFVFAGFLPGRLRGGERVPGAPWWCRVDGALWSAPEGPGSDVSDRPDHPVVHVDHDDARAFCAWAGGRLPTEAEWEFAARGGLEGARYAWGDELLVDGEHRCNIWQGTFPVRNTREDGWAGTSPVRTFPPNGYALFDVAGNTWEWCSDWWGTGHTGAATADPQGPAGGSARVMRGGSYLCHDSYCNRYRVAARTSNDPDSASGNLGFRCVVPAG
- a CDS encoding MFS transporter, producing the protein MSPRGALIDLTPLRHSRPYRRLWVGGALSGMGYQVAAVAVLFQVWEMTRNPFAVAAIGVAQAVPMIVFGLVGGPVADVLDRRRVALAATAGQSLAATALAAQLVVGSYPLPLLLAVLSLQTACSALGAPARRTFIVRLLPRVLVPAGIALHMISFQVAMMVGPALGGLVLGVASPAVCYLVNAVALALSAWTVWALPAMPPERSAPAGPAPSGPAPSVRPEPAASAAVATAYPRARGARLRRRMGTALTLLAEGVAQVRRDPVLRGSFLLDLAATLLAFPVALFPMVNETLFDGDPRTLGLFLTCVAIGGVTAGLGSGLVTRRRRLGVVQLLAVGVWGVALLGFGLASLTGLAWAALAALVVAGAADTVSVTSRAAMVQLATPDSHLGRVSAVEHVIGVAGPDVGNARAGLVAGLTTPAWSALLGSLACLGAAAWVALTHRQVAEFRVAD
- a CDS encoding MarR family transcriptional regulator, which encodes MTSPDPTRSSHFKQLFDVLADMDAAITEVYRARGEGEVRARFILPLVRLAHLGPMTITELARELERTHSALSQTVAQMRQAGLVGSEPGEDGRTRVITLTEHGRALVPLAEAEWRATEAAIAELDAEIPYAATQVAADLASALGRRSFAERLADRLDDAEPGSAGAG
- a CDS encoding VOC family protein → MSTHLDPTLFGLEDAFNGFSVDDLDAAEVFYRDTLGIPVDRSEEPMGMLQLRLGPRSVLVYPKGPAHVPASYTVLNFPSDDVHATVRELTGRGLSFLRYDGMPQDELGVMTGGGPLIAWFTDPAGNVHSVIAREG
- a CDS encoding LLM class flavin-dependent oxidoreductase, with translation MKRIGFLSFGHWTPHPQSATQSASDVLLQSIDLAVAAEELGADGAYFRVHHFARQLASPFPLLAAVGARTDRIEIGTGVIDMRYENPLYMVEDAGAADLISGGRLQLGISRGSPEQVVEGYRHFGQDPAEGESDADMARRHTSRFLDALSGEGFAEPSPRPMFPNPPGLLRLEPHSEGLRDRIWWGAGTRATAEWAAGQGMNLMSSTLLTEDTGVPFHQLQAEQIQVFRDAWAAAGHTREPRTSVSRSVFPLRTAQDHAYFGLERRSADQVGIIDGVRATFGKTYAAEPDELARQLAADEAVAAADTLLLTVPNQLGVDYCAHVIEGVLEVAAELGWR
- a CDS encoding AMIN-like domain-containing (lipo)protein, which produces MRTTPRALLASTMLAGLALTPIAVTAPAAQAAPYCGITWGSLPKVTGTDLEQAPLTDVRAGRHTCFDRVVLDVSGDAGEYSVRYVSTYSAPGSGESLSLRGGAKIEVIAGNPTYDDDGDPVYDPARPAELVNTSGYRTLRQVRLGGSYEGQTSVGLGVRARLPMRAFVLDGPGSGQRLVIDVAHRW